One genomic region from Cellulomonas fengjieae encodes:
- a CDS encoding aldose epimerase family protein, whose translation MTTLQERMPTAVAGADPRVVTLRSDRWELDVLPETGAAIAAGRVRTPDGVWRDLLRPTRSAGMGEPEKCASFPMIPWSNRVSAGVLRFGGRSWQLQRNCADGTAIHGAARHSPWSVVERTDGRVVLELDTCELVGVNFPWKYRARITYALSGDRLTVGTSLRNTDVEPFPGGFGHHPYLQRSLSPVGSPGPAPRAHPVLEVPAHKSYAMVRALPSGPAGAVSPRADFRVPRPLTSAFVDDVVTGWEPGAPVRIHYPDSGVGVDLHADPVFAHLVLYAPRKRSYFAVEPVTNVNDGFTMHEQGVPGTGVFVLEPGEERSGAFTMTVRT comes from the coding sequence ATGACGACGCTCCAGGAGCGGATGCCGACGGCGGTCGCAGGAGCCGACCCTCGGGTGGTGACGCTGCGCAGCGACCGGTGGGAGCTCGACGTCCTCCCGGAGACCGGCGCCGCGATCGCCGCCGGCCGCGTCCGCACACCGGACGGCGTCTGGCGCGACCTGCTGCGCCCGACGCGCTCGGCGGGCATGGGGGAGCCGGAGAAGTGCGCGAGCTTCCCGATGATCCCGTGGTCGAACCGCGTCAGCGCCGGGGTGCTGCGCTTCGGTGGCCGGTCGTGGCAGCTCCAGCGCAACTGCGCCGACGGCACGGCGATCCACGGCGCCGCACGGCACTCGCCGTGGTCCGTCGTGGAGCGGACCGACGGGCGCGTCGTGCTGGAGCTCGACACCTGCGAGCTGGTCGGCGTGAACTTCCCCTGGAAGTACCGCGCCCGGATCACGTACGCGCTCAGCGGGGACCGGCTCACCGTCGGGACGTCACTGCGCAACACCGACGTCGAGCCGTTCCCGGGCGGGTTCGGCCACCACCCGTACCTGCAGCGCTCGCTGTCCCCCGTCGGGTCCCCCGGGCCGGCGCCCCGCGCGCACCCGGTCCTCGAGGTGCCCGCCCACAAGAGCTACGCGATGGTCCGCGCCCTGCCCTCGGGACCGGCCGGCGCCGTCTCGCCGCGGGCCGACTTCCGCGTGCCGCGGCCGCTGACCTCCGCGTTCGTCGACGACGTCGTGACCGGGTGGGAGCCCGGCGCCCCCGTCCGCATCCACTACCCCGACTCCGGCGTGGGCGTCGACCTGCACGCGGACCCGGTCTTCGCGCACCTCGTGCTGTACGCACCCCGCAAGCGCTCCTACTTCGCCGTCGAACCGGTGACCAACGTCAACGACGGGTTCACGATGCACGAGCAGGGCGTACCGGGCACCGGCGTCTTCGTCCTCGAGCCGGGCGAGGAGCGCTCCGGGGCGTTCACCATGACCGTGCGGACCTGA